Proteins from a single region of Palaemon carinicauda isolate YSFRI2023 chromosome 1, ASM3689809v2, whole genome shotgun sequence:
- the LOC137635351 gene encoding uncharacterized protein, producing MPGPLINADLSTIAEYNSTLQKVPGKMNHIADALSRNTVAAIHMGLDYYALADAKRKDPEYQACRKSCTSLRWENLSLNDSNTTLLSDSSFVYIYVDVVGPLPTSPIHSYLFAIIDCSTYWPEAIPMETVTSLLYICLALRMDTDNRMVERFHCTRKVPLMSHCKDSNWFTKLLGVLLGLRTTPKDALDVLTAELVYGDPLVVPSKFYSSATSSDNL from the exons atgcctggtccgctcaTCAACGCTGACCTCTCCACCATAGCTGAATATAATAGCACCCTCCAaaaagtccctgggaaaatgaatcacattgccgatgccctgtcaagaaacacagtgGCTGCCATTCACATGGGATTGGATTATTACGCCTTGGCAGATGCCAAAcggaaagatccagagtaccaagcatgtaggaaatcatgcacatccctccgttgggaaaacctctccctcaacgactccaacaccaccctcctcagtGAT AGTAGTTTTGTCTACATTTACGTCGACGTAGTAGGTCCACTACCCACGTCACCAATACATAGTTACCTGTTTGCCATCATCGACTGCTCTACTtactggcctgaagccattcccatggaaactgtaacgtctcTCCTTTATATCTGCCTTGCTCTCAGGATGGaca ctgacaacagaatggttgaacgtttccattgCACCCGCAAAGtccctttgatgtcccactgcaaagactccaactggtttaccaagcttctcggagtcctcctgggactaaggactactcctaaagatgccctggatgtcttgacAGCTGaactggtgtatggcgacccgttggtcgtcccttccaAATTTTattcgtctgcaacctcctccgacaatctctag